A window from Neodiprion fabricii isolate iyNeoFabr1 chromosome 2, iyNeoFabr1.1, whole genome shotgun sequence encodes these proteins:
- the LOC124176982 gene encoding pre-mRNA-splicing factor CWC22 homolog isoform X2: MSENTMKAKPDKRCSPSINSNDETEHDKRSRRSKRKNDGSDYEDKSDRHSRRKERSDSKYYRSNNSSRNGRDRDRRRHRNDNERTRRSEDDRQTATDENDRSYRKGHDSNDNGSLRRYWSDQYWNKYPTNKQERIGQRFYGGRHEERNESPKRRYDDKENDEDVARAEKNQITVENEREKITPAQKRTVDLLTSKTGGAYIPPAKLRMMQAEITDKSGAAYQRISWEALKKSIHGYINKVNTSNIGLITRELLHENIVRGRGLLARSIIQAQAASPTFTPIYAALTAVINSKFPNIGELLLKRLVIQFKRGFRRNDKAQCISSATFVAHLVNQRVAHEILALEILTLLVETPTDDSVEVAIAFLKECGMKLTEVSKKGIEAIFEMLRNILHEGQLDKRVQYMIEVIFQIRKDGFKDHEAVNEELDLVEEDNQFTHLVTLDEATDPQDVLNVFKFDPDYIATEEKYKALSKEILDTDSSGSDGSDGDEEDNSSDEEDSNITGEAKEDVIVDNTETNLTALRRTIYLTIHSSLDFEECAHKLMKMQLKPGQEIELCHMFLDCCAEMRTYEKFFGLLAGRFCAINKIYVTPFEQIFIDSYDTIHRLDTNKLRNVSKFFAHLLFTDSISWEVLSCIKLNEEDTTSSSRIFIKILFQELSEYMGLSKLNQRVKDVTLQGAFEGLFPRDDPKNTRFAINFFTSIGLGGLTDELREHLKSRPKPAVVPEFVEDKKDSSSSSSSSSSSSESSSSSSSSSSSSSETVLLNLTTIGKRNLRKKKPKKRRRKTKRE; encoded by the exons ATGTCTGAGAACACAATGAAAGCCAAACCTGACAAGAGGTGTTCGCCATCGATAAACAGTAACGATGAAACTGAACACGATAAACGTTCGAGGAGAAGTAAACGTAAGAACGATGGTTCAGACTATGAAGATAAGAGTGATCGTCACAGTAGGCGAAAGGAGAGAAGTGATTCTAAATACTACAGGAGCAACAACAGTAGCAGAAATGGCAGAGATAGAGACAGGAGACGTCATAGAAATGACAATGAACGAACTCGTCGAAGTGAAGACGACAGGCAAACAGCCACAGATGAGAATGATAGATCGTATCGAAAAGGTCATGACTCGAATGACAATGGTTCACTACGTAGATATTGGAGCGATCAGTACTGGAACAAGTATCCAACCAATAAACAAGAAAGAATAGGACAGCGTTTTTATGGCGGTCGTCACGAGGAGAGGAATGAATCACCCAAACGTCGCTACGACGATAAAGAAAATGATGAGGATGTCGCGCGTGCTGAAAAGAATCAGATCACGGTGGAaaatgaacgagaaaaaattacaccaGCGCAAAAGCGAACGGTGGATCTTCTGACATCGAAAACTGGTGGTGCTTACATTCCACCAGCCAAACTCCGCATGATGCAGGCTGAGATCACTGACAAATCGGGAGCTGCATACCAGCGGATATCTTGGGAAGCCTTGAAAAAGTCCATTCATGGATACATTAATAAAGTCAACACCAGCAATATCGGATTAATCACTAGAGAATTGTTACACGAGAACATTGTCAGAGGTCGAGGCCTGTTGGCGAGATCTATTATTCAGGCTCAAGCTGCCTCCCCTACTTTCACACCTATCTATGCAGCACTTACTGCTGTGATCAATTCAAAA ttCCCTAATATTGGTGAATTGTTGCTCAAGCGTCTAGTCATACAGTTCAAGCGTGGATTTCGCCGTAATGATAAAGCTCAGTGCATTTCTTCGGCCACGTTTGTTGCCCATTTGGTCAACCAGCGTGTTGCCCATGAAATCTTAGCTTTGGAAATACTAACTTTACTAGTAGAGACGCCAACTGATGACTCCGTCGAAGTTGCCATCGCATTTTTGAAAGAATGTGGCATGAAACTCACAGAGGTTTCCAAGAAAGGGATCGAGGCAATATTTGAAATGCTTCGCAACATCTTACATGAAGGACAGCTGGATAAAAGA GTACAATATATGATAGAAGTTATATTCCAAATTAGAAAAGACGGATTTAAAGATCACGAGGCTGTGAATGAAGAGCTTGACCTTGTTGAAGAGGATAATCAGTTTACTCACCTTGTGACTTTGGACGAAGCAACTGACCCTCAAGATGTACTGA aCGTTTTCAAGTTCGATCCGGACTACATTGCAACAGaggaaaaatataaagcaTTGAGCAAAGAGATTCTTGATACTGACAGTAGCGGTTCAGATGGTTCTGATGGTGATGAAGAAGATAACTCTTCTGACGAGGAAGATAGTAATATCACAG GAGAAGCAAAGGAAGATGTTATAGTCGACAACACTGAAACTAATTTAACAGCGTTGcgcagaacgatttatttaacTATTCATTCTTCTCTCGACTTTGAAGAATGTGCGCACAAATTGATGAAGATGCAGCTGAAGCCTGGGCAAGAAATTGAACTATGTCACATGTTCCTGGACTGTTGCGCAGAGATGAGGACATACGAGAAATTCTTTGGTCTCTTAGCTGGG CGATTTTGCGCAATTAACAAAATCTATGTGACGCcgtttgaacaaattttcatcgattcgtaCGATACAATACATCGTTTGGACACCAACAAACTACGTAACGTGTCCAAATTCTTTGCTCATTTGTTGTTCACTGATTCCATTTCTTGGGAGGTTCTATCTTGCATAAAATTAAATGAAGAAGACACTACCAGCTCTAGTCGTAtcttcataaaaattttattccaagaATTATCTGAGTATATGGGACTTTCGAAATTAAATCAGCGTGTAAAAGATGT GACTTTGCAAGGAGCCTTCGAGGGTTTATTTCCACGAGATGATCCAAAGAATACAAGATTtgctatcaattttttcacttccatTGGTCTGGGTGGTCTTAC GGATGAATTACGAGAACACTTGAAATCGCGTCCGAAGCCAGCTGTAGTGCCAGAATTTGTTGAAGACAAAAAAGACTCGTCTAGTTCCAGCAGTTCATCTTCATCTAGTTCCGAATCCTCGTCGAgttcatcgtcgtcgtcgtcatcatcatccGAGACC GTTCTTCTGAATCTGACGACCATCGGAAAAAGAAATctgcgaaagaaaaaacccaaaaaaagaagaagaaaaacaaaacgcgagtga
- the LOC124176982 gene encoding pre-mRNA-splicing factor CWC22 homolog isoform X1 → MSENTMKAKPDKRCSPSINSNDETEHDKRSRRSKRKNDGSDYEDKSDRHSRRKERSDSKYYRSNNSSRNGRDRDRRRHRNDNERTRRSEDDRQTATDENDRSYRKGHDSNDNGSLRRYWSDQYWNKYPTNKQERIGQRFYGGRHEERNESPKRRYDDKENDEDVARAEKNQITVENEREKITPAQKRTVDLLTSKTGGAYIPPAKLRMMQAEITDKSGAAYQRISWEALKKSIHGYINKVNTSNIGLITRELLHENIVRGRGLLARSIIQAQAASPTFTPIYAALTAVINSKFPNIGELLLKRLVIQFKRGFRRNDKAQCISSATFVAHLVNQRVAHEILALEILTLLVETPTDDSVEVAIAFLKECGMKLTEVSKKGIEAIFEMLRNILHEGQLDKRVQYMIEVIFQIRKDGFKDHEAVNEELDLVEEDNQFTHLVTLDEATDPQDVLNVFKFDPDYIATEEKYKALSKEILDTDSSGSDGSDGDEEDNSSDEEDSNITGEAKEDVIVDNTETNLTALRRTIYLTIHSSLDFEECAHKLMKMQLKPGQEIELCHMFLDCCAEMRTYEKFFGLLAGRFCAINKIYVTPFEQIFIDSYDTIHRLDTNKLRNVSKFFAHLLFTDSISWEVLSCIKLNEEDTTSSSRIFIKILFQELSEYMGLSKLNQRVKDVTLQGAFEGLFPRDDPKNTRFAINFFTSIGLGGLTDELREHLKSRPKPAVVPEFVEDKKDSSSSSSSSSSSSESSSSSSSSSSSSSETASSSESDDHRKKKSAKEKTQKKKKKNKTRVTKKKPKNKSIVKDVWDIETDRNCISSSHETNEGRRNSNKTPNDRLSQSKRSTKPNRHGEWDRESDDRTNTQKDKNNRHRRHKD, encoded by the exons ATGTCTGAGAACACAATGAAAGCCAAACCTGACAAGAGGTGTTCGCCATCGATAAACAGTAACGATGAAACTGAACACGATAAACGTTCGAGGAGAAGTAAACGTAAGAACGATGGTTCAGACTATGAAGATAAGAGTGATCGTCACAGTAGGCGAAAGGAGAGAAGTGATTCTAAATACTACAGGAGCAACAACAGTAGCAGAAATGGCAGAGATAGAGACAGGAGACGTCATAGAAATGACAATGAACGAACTCGTCGAAGTGAAGACGACAGGCAAACAGCCACAGATGAGAATGATAGATCGTATCGAAAAGGTCATGACTCGAATGACAATGGTTCACTACGTAGATATTGGAGCGATCAGTACTGGAACAAGTATCCAACCAATAAACAAGAAAGAATAGGACAGCGTTTTTATGGCGGTCGTCACGAGGAGAGGAATGAATCACCCAAACGTCGCTACGACGATAAAGAAAATGATGAGGATGTCGCGCGTGCTGAAAAGAATCAGATCACGGTGGAaaatgaacgagaaaaaattacaccaGCGCAAAAGCGAACGGTGGATCTTCTGACATCGAAAACTGGTGGTGCTTACATTCCACCAGCCAAACTCCGCATGATGCAGGCTGAGATCACTGACAAATCGGGAGCTGCATACCAGCGGATATCTTGGGAAGCCTTGAAAAAGTCCATTCATGGATACATTAATAAAGTCAACACCAGCAATATCGGATTAATCACTAGAGAATTGTTACACGAGAACATTGTCAGAGGTCGAGGCCTGTTGGCGAGATCTATTATTCAGGCTCAAGCTGCCTCCCCTACTTTCACACCTATCTATGCAGCACTTACTGCTGTGATCAATTCAAAA ttCCCTAATATTGGTGAATTGTTGCTCAAGCGTCTAGTCATACAGTTCAAGCGTGGATTTCGCCGTAATGATAAAGCTCAGTGCATTTCTTCGGCCACGTTTGTTGCCCATTTGGTCAACCAGCGTGTTGCCCATGAAATCTTAGCTTTGGAAATACTAACTTTACTAGTAGAGACGCCAACTGATGACTCCGTCGAAGTTGCCATCGCATTTTTGAAAGAATGTGGCATGAAACTCACAGAGGTTTCCAAGAAAGGGATCGAGGCAATATTTGAAATGCTTCGCAACATCTTACATGAAGGACAGCTGGATAAAAGA GTACAATATATGATAGAAGTTATATTCCAAATTAGAAAAGACGGATTTAAAGATCACGAGGCTGTGAATGAAGAGCTTGACCTTGTTGAAGAGGATAATCAGTTTACTCACCTTGTGACTTTGGACGAAGCAACTGACCCTCAAGATGTACTGA aCGTTTTCAAGTTCGATCCGGACTACATTGCAACAGaggaaaaatataaagcaTTGAGCAAAGAGATTCTTGATACTGACAGTAGCGGTTCAGATGGTTCTGATGGTGATGAAGAAGATAACTCTTCTGACGAGGAAGATAGTAATATCACAG GAGAAGCAAAGGAAGATGTTATAGTCGACAACACTGAAACTAATTTAACAGCGTTGcgcagaacgatttatttaacTATTCATTCTTCTCTCGACTTTGAAGAATGTGCGCACAAATTGATGAAGATGCAGCTGAAGCCTGGGCAAGAAATTGAACTATGTCACATGTTCCTGGACTGTTGCGCAGAGATGAGGACATACGAGAAATTCTTTGGTCTCTTAGCTGGG CGATTTTGCGCAATTAACAAAATCTATGTGACGCcgtttgaacaaattttcatcgattcgtaCGATACAATACATCGTTTGGACACCAACAAACTACGTAACGTGTCCAAATTCTTTGCTCATTTGTTGTTCACTGATTCCATTTCTTGGGAGGTTCTATCTTGCATAAAATTAAATGAAGAAGACACTACCAGCTCTAGTCGTAtcttcataaaaattttattccaagaATTATCTGAGTATATGGGACTTTCGAAATTAAATCAGCGTGTAAAAGATGT GACTTTGCAAGGAGCCTTCGAGGGTTTATTTCCACGAGATGATCCAAAGAATACAAGATTtgctatcaattttttcacttccatTGGTCTGGGTGGTCTTAC GGATGAATTACGAGAACACTTGAAATCGCGTCCGAAGCCAGCTGTAGTGCCAGAATTTGTTGAAGACAAAAAAGACTCGTCTAGTTCCAGCAGTTCATCTTCATCTAGTTCCGAATCCTCGTCGAgttcatcgtcgtcgtcgtcatcatcatccGAGACCGCAa GTTCTTCTGAATCTGACGACCATCGGAAAAAGAAATctgcgaaagaaaaaacccaaaaaaagaagaagaaaaacaaaacgcgagtgacaaaaaagaaaccaaaaaacaaatcaatcgTGAAAGATGTTTGGGATATAGAAACTGATAGAAACTGTATTAGCAGCAGTCACGAGACAAATGAAGGGCGCAGGAATAGCAATAAAACGCCTAATGATAGATTGAGTCAATCAAAACGATCAACCAAACCAAATCGGCATGGAGAATGGGACAGGGAAAGTGACGATCGGACAAACACGCAAAAGGACAAAAATAATAGGCATAGAAGGCATAAGGATTAG
- the LOC124176984 gene encoding EF-hand domain-containing family member B-like codes for MAMEISAMRYEDVRKQIGHYAKMDYHPEIRPAGTVILEDGLETCFKDYKLQDSVDALKSKLHITDKREDYGFNHQLPIGTADLGTHTGVKTCLEMTKRTPFQLLICELRDTAMNSYWKKEVGKTSGQKSNLPNGVDPVTTVFGKRTMSNGTAAELVNPRKTVTEVILASRIGHRLYRKSHNNYDVSEQINRKYVEPFNKNYKYGKKNRIDKEGSQIKQSMRWFKQDVASIVSNLQADFIKRTHAPLGRSVCHTPEAY; via the exons ATGGCAATGGAAATATCAGCGATGCGATACGAAGACGTGCGAAAGCAGATTGGACACTATGCCAAGATGGATTACCATCCAGAGATAAGGCCT GCTGGAACTGTGATTTTGGAAGATGGATTGGAAACGTGTTTTAAAGATTACAAACTCCAAGACAGTGTTGATGCGTTGAAATCTAAATTGCATATTACTGATAAACGAGAAGACTATGGCTTCAATCATCAATTACCGATTGGTACTGCTGACCTCGGCACTCACACTGGA GTAAAAACCTGTTTGGAAATGACTAAACGGACACCGTTTCAATTGCTAATCTGTGAGCTAAGAGATACAGCTATGAACAGTTACTGGAAAAAAGAAGTTGGTAAAACTTCAGgccaaaaatcaaatttaccaAACGGCGTTGACCCTGTTACAACAGTTTTTGGAAAACGCACTATGTCCA ATGGTACAGCAGCAGAATTGGTAAATCCTCGAAAAACTGTGACTGAAGTTATTTTAGCTTCTCGCATTGGCCATCGACTTTACAGGAAAAGTCACAATAATTATGATGTTTCTGAACAAATCAATCGCAA ATATGTTGAGccattcaataaaaattacaagtatGGCAAGAAAAATAGAATCGATAAAGAGGGTAGTCAAATTAAGCAGTCGATGAGGTGGTTCAAGCAAGATGTTGCATCAATCGTTAGTAACCTTCAAGCAGACTTTATCAAGAGGACTCATGCTCCTCTTGGTCGTTCAGTGTGCCATACACCTGAGGCATATTAA